A portion of the Chryseobacterium tructae genome contains these proteins:
- a CDS encoding ring-cleaving dioxygenase — protein MDNRILGLHHITAIADNAKRNLDFYTQVLGVRLVKKTVNFDDPGTYHFYFGNENGTPGTILTFFPWEGVGQGTNGSGMATHIGYSVPKGSLEFWKNRLKNFNVNVEENEIFGEKMISFKDPDGLQLQFIEPSGDDHRKVWTADDIKDENALKGFHNVTLTLKRAEPTIKVLTDILGYDLQKQEGERYRLATDAIDTANLIDIIENDTIPSGRNAAGTNHHIAFRVKDDNVLMEYREKALSAGLSITPKINRDYFYSLYFREPGGVLFEIATDNPGFTVDESLEELGKNLKLPVQYEGMRDKIEGVLPKLS, from the coding sequence ATGGACAATAGAATATTAGGTCTGCATCATATCACAGCTATTGCAGACAATGCAAAAAGAAATTTAGATTTTTATACTCAGGTTTTAGGAGTAAGATTGGTAAAGAAAACGGTTAATTTTGATGATCCGGGAACCTATCATTTTTATTTCGGGAATGAAAATGGAACACCGGGAACTATCCTTACTTTCTTTCCCTGGGAAGGAGTGGGACAAGGTACCAATGGAAGCGGAATGGCAACTCATATCGGGTATTCAGTGCCTAAAGGAAGCTTGGAATTCTGGAAAAACCGTTTAAAAAATTTCAATGTAAATGTTGAAGAAAATGAAATCTTTGGCGAAAAGATGATTTCCTTTAAAGATCCCGATGGTCTTCAATTGCAATTCATAGAACCTTCCGGTGATGATCACCGAAAAGTATGGACTGCGGACGATATTAAAGACGAAAATGCCTTGAAGGGATTCCATAATGTAACATTAACCTTAAAAAGAGCTGAGCCTACAATCAAAGTACTGACTGATATTTTAGGATATGATCTTCAAAAACAGGAAGGCGAAAGATACCGATTGGCAACAGATGCTATTGATACGGCCAATCTCATCGATATTATAGAGAACGATACAATTCCAAGCGGAAGAAACGCTGCTGGAACCAACCACCACATTGCATTTAGAGTGAAAGATGACAATGTTTTGATGGAATATCGTGAAAAAGCTTTATCTGCAGGACTGAGCATTACTCCGAAAATCAACAGAGATTATTTCTATTCTCTGTATTTCCGTGAACCCGGAGGCGTTTTGTTTGAAATTGCGACAGATAATCCAGGGTTCACAGTAGATGAATCTTTAGAGGAACTCGGTAAAAACTTAAAATTGCCAGTTCAATATGAAGGAATGCGTGATAAGATAGAAGGTGTATTACCGAAGTTATCATAG
- a CDS encoding GNAT family N-acetyltransferase has protein sequence MERTEIVLEGRKGEIQLFSDDQKAGKMDISVIGRKLTVYHTEVDPEFEGKGFAKILLEKLISYARENDLKILPLCPFVHAQFKRHPEQYNDAWLREEK, from the coding sequence ATGGAAAGAACAGAAATCGTTTTAGAAGGAAGAAAAGGAGAGATTCAACTTTTCTCAGATGATCAGAAAGCCGGTAAAATGGATATTTCAGTCATTGGAAGAAAACTGACGGTATATCATACCGAAGTAGATCCGGAATTTGAAGGAAAAGGTTTTGCTAAAATTTTATTAGAAAAATTGATTTCCTATGCCAGAGAGAATGATCTGAAAATACTACCGTTATGTCCGTTTGTTCATGCACAGTTCAAACGTCATCCGGAACAATATAATGATGCGTGGCTGAGAGAGGAAAAATAA